AAGGGTTGTCATAAGCGTCCCAAAAATCGCGAGCTTCTTTGTAATTATATAAAATGCCTTTGTTTGTGATGCTACAAAGTTCCTCAAATAAGGCTTCATCACGTTTAAATATTTCATTTAAACAAAAACGGAGCGCAAAGGTGTAACCTGAATATTTAAAGTAAATATCATCGTGATTGATGGCGGCTAAACATCCAATAAAATTAGCTTCATTTTCGGCAGCATATCCTAATTGATGCGCCATTTCGTGCGATGTGGTTGTAGGAAATAAATAGATAGGAATCATCGCATCAATTTGCGCTTCATTTGTTAAAGGGTTTAAATAGCCACTAAATCCCATATAAGTTAACGGGTAACTAAATAACGATTTTTTTACACTTTTTGGGTGGTATTCTAAATGAGGGAACGTGTTTTTTAAACGTTCATACCCCAAAGGTGCTAATTTCAAAACGGTGCTTTTACTATGCGGAATATCAATTTTTAAAGTGTCATTTCCTGCTATTTCAAAATAAATACTGTTTGATTTTTGAATCAGATTTTTGGTCACGCTAATTAGCTGTTCCGTGGTATAATTAGCTTTTAAATTCAAGTTTTTGTGTAGTGGTAGGCGGTAATAATTCAATGCCCAAAATAAATGAAATGCAAAATAGATTATAGATACCGCAGAAACCACATCAATAACCCAGTGCTTGGTATCTTTAATAATGCGTTTTCGGTTAACATAAAACCATCTAATGATGTATATAATAGCCAAAGCATACACTAAATCACCAAATGAAAATGGTATCCAACCCAAAGTATATCTAAAAATTTTAGAAATAATGGGGTAAAAACCATTGCTGTAATAAGTTTCAATAAACTCGGGATAACCAGACAGCCATTTTATTAAGAGGTATTGCGGAATTATTGAAAGTGCAATACCAAGTTTTATGTTTTTCAGCATGTTTCAAAAGTAATAAAAATTTGTACCCAATGGCGGGTGTT
The genomic region above belongs to Mariniflexile litorale and contains:
- a CDS encoding DUF3810 domain-containing protein, whose amino-acid sequence is MLKNIKLGIALSIIPQYLLIKWLSGYPEFIETYYSNGFYPIISKIFRYTLGWIPFSFGDLVYALAIIYIIRWFYVNRKRIIKDTKHWVIDVVSAVSIIYFAFHLFWALNYYRLPLHKNLNLKANYTTEQLISVTKNLIQKSNSIYFEIAGNDTLKIDIPHSKSTVLKLAPLGYERLKNTFPHLEYHPKSVKKSLFSYPLTYMGFSGYLNPLTNEAQIDAMIPIYLFPTTTSHEMAHQLGYAAENEANFIGCLAAINHDDIYFKYSGYTFALRFCLNEIFKRDEALFEELCSITNKGILYNYKEARDFWDAYDNPLEPLLKITYSSYLKANKQAKGMESYSYVVALLVNYFEKNSI